Proteins encoded in a region of the Pieris brassicae chromosome 3, ilPieBrab1.1, whole genome shotgun sequence genome:
- the LOC123707670 gene encoding carbonyl reductase [NADPH] 3-like, whose translation MENKIAIVTGSNKGIGFEIVKELCKRGVGVVYLTARDIQRGQKAVQELNTEGCFPKFHQLEVNNKESMKNFADYLKKNYGGIDILINNAGVINEDFYKTTYEDSKYIIDINYNGILLSEEYIYPIIKDNGRIINISSDCGHISNLRNRYWIERLTKDNLKRDDINDFLNWFLQSVKNNTIDYNDFVEDRILSYRISKIAVCALTRIQQKEIGKNISINSLHPGFIKTNMTKGCGNFTLDEAADTPVYLALDIEQSVKGKYFWFDKTEQDWTDPNLKLYCDFDSIESQLKGTK comes from the coding sequence ATGGAAAACAAGATTGCTATTGTTACCGGATCCAATAAGGGTATTGGATTTGAAATTGTTAAGGAATTATGTAAACGGGGTGTTGGTGTTGTATATCTTACTGCCAGAGACATTCAACGTGGTCAAAAAGCTGTACAAGAGCTAAATACAGAAGGCTGTTTCCCTAAATTTCATCAACTCGAAGTGAATAATAAAGAAAGTATGAAAAACTTTGCcgattatttaaagaaaaactacGGTGGAATAGacattttaatcaataatgcTGGTGTAATTAatgaagatttttataaaactacgtATGAAGattcaaaatacattattgatattaattataatggtaTATTGTTAAGTGAAGAATATATTTACCCTATCATAAAAGATAATGGccgaattataaatatttcaagtgATTGTGGACATATATCAAACTTAAGGAATAGGTATTGGATTGAACGACTTACCAAGGATAATTTAAAACGTGACGATATCAATGATTTTCTCAATTGGTTCCTGCAGTCagtgaaaaataatactattgaTTACAATGACTTTGTAGAAGACAGAATTCTTTCATACAGAATTTCTAAAATTGCAGTTTGTGCGTTAACAAGAATTCAACAGAAAGAaataggaaaaaatatatcaattaactCTTTACATCCTGGgttcataaaaactaacatGACTAAAGGCTGCGGTAATTTTACTTTGGATGAAGCAGCTGACACACCTGTTTATTTGGCTCTGGATATTGAACAATCGGTCAAAGgcaaatatttttggtttgaTAAAACTGAACAAGATTGGACAGACCCAAACCTTAAGTTGTACTGTGATTTTGATTCAATTGAAAGTCAATTGAAGGGAaccaaataa